The Oculatellaceae cyanobacterium region CCTGAAAATAATATCTCTTATCTTATTAAGCATCCACACTACAAGAGTCAGACAACGGGGATTATAATTGATTTGTAACTAACAGTCCAGAAAAGTAGGATGGGCACTGCCTACAGAGTAACTTGTGTTTAAATAAGTTAAAACTGTACTTGCTTGTTAGAAGTACTTTCAAACTGTACGCTCTTTCTGTTAAAACTGAAAAACTGAACATTGAAAAATTTTAAGCCCTAGTATTGACTGCGATAGCAGATTTTTACTCTATTAATAGAAGTAACAATCTGATAATAGTGAGCCGATAGGCTACTTAAACTGTTCAATTTCACCTGATGATAATATTTTAGCGGCAGTAAAGTTATAATCTTGAAGCATAGTTTAAATATAAAATATCAAGCATTGGAATCAACTCAATGGAATATCAAGCAGCAAAGAAAATTGTTTTCGATTTTATAAATACTCGCTGTGCCAGTGTTGATGATGAATTTATCATAATTGATGATCAAGTTATTGCAACTGAATTTGGTTGGGTGTTTCCATATAACTCAAAAAAATTCCTGGAAACAAAAGAACTAATTTATGCAGTACTTGGTAATGCTCCAATTATTTT contains the following coding sequences:
- a CDS encoding YrhB domain-containing protein: MEYQAAKKIVFDFINTRCASVDDEFIIIDDQVIATEFGWVFPYNSKKFLETKELIYAVLGNAPII